The sequence TGATCGATATCGAGCGTTGGCCCAAAGAATTATcaaatgaaaataattaaaattctTGAGTTCCTACTCTAAAAGACATGCTAGTTTGTTAGTTTACCATTTCTTTGGCTAATATCTAAAAAAAGAACGAGTTTGAAATATTGCCATGTTTCATTATGGGCATGGCCATCAGATCATTATATTTCAATAGCAACAAATAACATAATTCCTCTTCAAAAATCACGGTAGTAAGTTTACATGCTTTAGCGACCTAATCTGTCATTAAAGAGATGAACTTCCCATATCTTCAAGCAGATTTCATCTCAGAAAATGAAAATCTACATGTAGTTGGGGGTGACAAGACACGCTAAATGTAGTCGGATAATTGGCAAATGTAAGAACTAATTCAAGGTAATTGATGCAAACAAGCGGGCTTTAGAGGGCGGTTGGTTAATAGGCGATTTTTGAACTATAGAAGCAATATGATAATTATGCAAAGTGGGACGAACTACACTCACCTAAGATAAAAATAGGTGCCTAGGATGGATGTTATATGTTCGACTCTTGGGGATCATATATAGAAAAATGTATCTAGTCTATGTGGTCCATCTTATATTAAAATAGGAAAACTGAAAAAATATAATCTAGGTGTATATAATATCCCTTGTTTTAGTTGCATGTTGAGGGCAAGAAGTGAAAAATGACACCAAATTATTATTTTTCCTTCTttaaatgtaaatgatgtgaacaacATGATAAAGAAGAGAATATTTAATGACATATATGATATGAATACAATTAAATGTACTTAAGTAAATGACAAAGTAGCAAATCACAAAAATGTATCTAGAATTTTCTTGTAGAAAGAAAGGGATGGATGGGTGTCAACCAAACATTGCATTTTAAATTTCACAAGTTTTCATCAAAATGAAATAGAACATTATATGGCATAAGTTTCGAAAAAGAATAAATGTCTGGATGAGTACAATTAATGTTAAATCTAGGAAAGTATATTGAGGCATGTCCATGCATTCATTAGTTGGGAGATAAATATGTGGAAATATATCTAAACGAGTCAATACAATTCAATAAATGATAAAGCCAGTCTCTCAATGCTCCTTATATGCAGATTGTCCTAGTGGGACCATTGTTTGGTCCCAAATCTAATTTTTTGGCAAGTGTAGAAACTTTTCACTTGTCGTATTTGGTTGACTATTCTTTGTCTTGTCAAAGCCTTGTTGTTTGCTTGGTTTTGTCTTTCTATGTTCCTTCTCTATACTTGATTTGGTCACCCCTTTCGTAGCCCTCTTGTGCATTGTAACACGGTTTTGGCCTTGCCAAAAACCCACCAATCTTCATAAAAAACATAGCAGAAATAAAGAAAAATTCCACAAAATTATACTACTCGCCAATATATAAAGATTTCAAAACATCTTCTCAAAAGAAACACcaagtaaaataaaaaaaaaaaatgatatcgaTATGCAAACTTCACTATTAAACATATTAAATTGTTAAACTCATCTAGCCATATACCTTCTAAATGGCATAATCATCTTGATGGCCAGTCCTACATGTAAACCAAGTTTTTTAATCATGATCAACTATTTTAAATTACCTTTCAAACCAAAGGGTTTTATCTTAAATCGTTGAGTACAATTAGTGGGAGTGATGGTATGTTCATTGGTCATGCCATCCACTAAGTCTCAAACTCCCAAAGATATAAGGGATGAGACTAGGATCATTCCTCAAACAACTTTCGTGAAATAAATACTTATTAATCCCTTGCTCTTAGACAAAATATATCaataagatttccacaatccatgatattCATCACGATTGGCTTCTAGATTCAGCTATGTAAGaaattttgcatcaacatttcagatcatacTCTGTGGAGCATCATGAAAATGAAGGTGCACAATTGAATCTTTTCGATTGTTCTCCTTCATCTTGATGATGGTTCGCGGAGTgacccaaaatgttgatgcaaaagttCTTATGCAATAGAATCTAGAAACTAACTCCAATAAAAAAATATCAGTCTACAAAGCAaacttatatataatataaaatgctCCATCCAAAAAATGCCTtccaaatattataatatatagaaGTTAAAATCTACCTTAAAATTATGGTGTacctcaaattttaattatattttacagCCATCAAATTTAGGCCGAGGTCTGAGCCTTCTACGCCAGCGTGACGAGATCCTCGTAACCGCCAACATTTTCCTCACGCATGTGCATTCTCCGCCCATGATGACGAAGAAGTTAGGTTGCATCCTCCGTTAGATAGATTACGTTTCTTTTCTGACGTAAGACTTTGAACAATCCTGCCTCTCTCACGTCTTTCCGAAAAAATAtccaagatttttttaattttccaactggcacaacaaaattttaaaagtttaaaaattaaaatatattttcaatCAATTCGCATATTAATTATTGAAaactaatataatattttaatttttttaaattttcattcaCTATTTCAGTGTAATTTGTTCATTCGTTGAGAGAAGGGGCATCTGACTGTTCAATGACAAATAGATCGTCTTCGAAAGAATTGACAGTTGTACGCTCCATAACAGCACTATAAAAAACTATTCATGTTAGGGTTTCATTACCGCAAGAAATGGGGAAGAGAAAGATTGTATCCTGCGCAGCCTGTAGACTGCAACGCAAAAAATGTTCAGAAGAATGTATTCTGGCTCCCCATTTTCCTCCAGATGATCCTGACAAGTTTACAATAGTGCACCGAGTGTATGGAACTAGCAATATCGTTAAACTGCTTCAAGTAAGTTTTAATCATGACCCATTTTTTATTCTCTGTTTTAATGGGTTTTAGTTTTTCAAACATATGAACCCCAGTCTTTTGTCTGAAATAGAGTCACTGACCTTAAGCAGCTGTGACTTTATTCCTAACAGCCTTTTTGCAATGTTTTTAATAAAGGTCTAATTCCAAATGTCCAGTATGAAGATGTCTCTACCATGCCTCTTTAGTCTTTTGCTATTGACCCATCTTGTTCGGTCGaacttatttttgttccaaaatagatctttcgtacagcgtgttagcgacagtttagtcaatcgcagccattaattgcaaaatcaacagtataaaacgcgcgactaacacgcatgttagttaaTCTATACTgccgttttggaaccagaatagacacGTCCACCTTGTTCTATGGATTAGAGTTACTAAATTATAATAATGAATCTATTTGAACAGTTGTTCAACTAAGAAGAAGTATCCCACTAACCAGTGTTCTCAGGTTAGGATATTAGATAAGCAGTCTTAAAACTCCGATTTAAAATAGATTGCTAGTTAATTTGACTTCGGCACAATTATTTGACTGATTGTCCTGTTTTACTGTCAGCTCAAATATCATTGAAGTAATTTACTTTCAGCTCAAATATAATATAAGATTTAGAATCAATATTTCTGAATAAGATATTCCCCAAAGTATGTATGTCTTTTTCGATTAGTTTGATTGTGGTGCTCATATATTTATGGGTTGTTACTTTAGGGTCTGGAGGCGAAGCAAAGAGAAGATGCAGTAAAGAGTTTGGTGTGTGAAGCAAGTGCGAGAATGAAGGAACCCATCCGAGGAAGTTGCAGTGTGGTCGATGAACTGCAGAAGCAAATAGCCGAGCTGGAATCTCTGTTGGAGGCCAAAAGAGAAGAGCTCATGAATATGCGTTCAGAGTATGATAAGCTTCTATTCCTCCTCCGCACTGGATCTACTCCTGATGTTCAGCATGTGTATGGCACTGTTGCAACAGAAGATACCATTTATGACCAGCTGGATCCTCTGCTGTTGTGGGAGCCAATAAGAAACGTAGAGATTTATGAGGATTAGTTGACTAAGATATTTTCTTAATGTCATATGCATAATTTGAATAATCATGTCTACTTCTGTTTACCTCTTAATAACTACTTTGTGCGGCACTTTATGATTGCCACCTTTATTATAATTATCAACTTTCTTCAAATAAAAGCATTTTCAACTTTATTGTACTATGAGAAATTGAAAGAATTGGAATATTCATTTGATGgagtacaatttttattttttttaaagattatttgTATGAGGATTAGTTGACTAAGATGCTTCCTTACTGCCATGTGCATAATTTGAATAATCATGTCTGCTTCTATTTACCTCTGAATGGCTACTTTGTGTAGCACTTTATGATTGCTGCCTTTATGTAATTATCAACATCCTTCAAATAAAAGCATTCTCAACTTTATTGTAATATGAGAAATTGAAAGGATTGGAATATTCATTTGATGTAgtactcttcttcttttcttttttcattattTGTATGGTAAGTCATCTTattgattaaaaaatttatttaagttAATTTATACAAGATATTCTTAAATTTACAAGCACTACATAACACTATATCATCTTAGAATAAATAAACTAAAAGTCAAAATATATTATTCACAAATCATTGTGGGGAAATCTTTGGTCTATTAAATTGAGATCACATGATTGAATCTTGACATAACATTTTAGAATAGCCACCACATGATGTGCTAAATTTTACATGAGTTGATCTACATTTAACTCTTGGGGATACCTAGGATTTCAATTTTTGTTTAGCAAAAAATTTCTATTGAAAATTGGTGTCAAGAAAATTAGCCTATCGAAAGGATGGGAAATTAGCTCCGATAGGGATTTCGGCTTTTCTACATATTTTAATTTGTTATTGTCACCCTTTCTTGCATCATACTATATTAGCTATGGTAGCTTTCATTTTAAACTAGTTCTGGCCACCTTCAACCTCCAAATTGTTACTAGTGTTTATTGTTTGGTGTCTAGTGACAATGGATCCTCCCAACAAGTGTCTAAAACTTTGTTCCAAAAGTTTTTTCATGAGCTATGGCTTCTTATAACCCCATGGATGAGATTTTAGCCATTCCAAAATTTCACTCTACATCTTATTGGTTAGAGTAGAACACTCTTATAGGATATTTTACGAGGAGGGGCCCCCATGTAAGTATGCTATGAGATAGGGTTGCCTAGTCATGGGCCCCACACAAGGTCTATCTTGACAGACTCCAAAACCTCACCCAAgtgttttttcttctctttcttgttCAGGTTAGCCATGTTTAGGCTATCTTTTAGCATGGTCCGTGGTAGGTTAGTTCGAAACTCCTAGTCTTCTAGCCATGCTCTTGAGAATTTTCTCTCTCTAATGAAAAGAAGCTTTGTGTTCCTATTTGTGTAGAGTTTTTTGGTCTTCCTCTTCCCTATTGCcattttttttctagtttttgcTTCATCACTTGGGAAGGTTATTTGTATTAAATCTTGTCATTTCTATAATTCTCTATAAATGTATCTATTATGGCATGGATTTATCTCATGACCTCAAAGAAAGATTTGATATTCACAAAGAAGGTCTTCATCATGCACATAAGATGTGCTCTATCAAAATTTGCCAAACATGTGCTTCTAGTGCCAATCCTCAAAGCATAAAATTAAAGATTGATTGTTGGTTATTCCAAAGGTTAAGACCCCTCCTATTGTTTCTGACCCTCTGCATGTTGGTGAAGTTTAGAAACCAAAAGAGAATGGACGATGGTGATTTGCAAGGAGAAGGATAACCCATATAATTGTATGCCAAGTATACCCCAAGATAATGCTAAAACAACATGATTCATTGGGGAAATATAGCTTCAATTCAATTGGTACTTAGGTTCgtattcattcaaagtttgcatcaATGCCTTAGCTTTCTTTGGTTCACTCTTATCAGCCACATAGTTTGTATCATTCCTATAGGCCCTTTTGAGAATGTGGAGGACCATGAGATTACTTTAGAAAAAATGAGGGAATGCTTAGTCTTTCCTTCAAAATGCTTCAAACTTCTTGTTTAATCATTAATCCTCTCTCAAGGTCAAGGAACATAGACAAGACTATCAATCATGAATTTTCTCTCATAGAACATCTAAGGTCTCACCGAACTCACCAAGAAGTATTTTGTGTAGGTTATTTCAGATAATTATCCTAGTAGTGATGTGTTGATTAATAAAAGTGGGATAGGCTCGAACCTTTACATGTTCACTGAACAACACCACCTAGGGTACATCAAGAATACACACCCATCTAAAATAAAATTACCAATATATGATATAAACTAGACAAAAACCAAAGAATAATAGAAACAAAGAAAAACTCTAGAAAGAAACTAAAAAAGGAGAATACAAACAACCACTTGTTGAAGACACGAAAGGATGGTCTATTGGATGGACGAATTACCATATTGCAAATCCTTACATAGACTTATGACTTTATCAAAAAAAGAAATCATTTTGTTAGAGTCCTTTGTAGAGATTGGAGTGCCAAACTCTAGGGTAGCTATGACTAAAGAGGTTGGGGGATACACCATTGCAGAGGAGACTCCATCTATCTTTTTTGCTTCACCTTTTTTTATTCTATTTCTTCCTTAATATCATGAAAGGATGTCAAATTCTTTGAAACTATATCCTAACTCAACATAGATATTTTCTCTTTTTTCCTCTTAAGGACCTCTTACCTTTCCTTCATATCCACCACTAGATTTTTTCAACCATCTGAagtagtttctcattaggatcattTAGCATCACCTCAGCCTTGTCCCTTTTTTCTAATTTTCCAGCCATATCACTAGCAGTCCTCTAAATCCTTGTtcggaaaatggtgtctcaaccttgcatttacatgaggatatcatttatagtaagttttcatttcagAACAAAATGGCGCAAAATtttccttgaagcttctggttggttagataagcatgtcggtaaaTTTTCATCGCAatatcacagctagttttgaagatattaaagttttcatttttggagggtgcaatgaaagatttaaatttaattttaaggaaTTTAGAGGatctgaaatgccctaaaaagtgggcgtAAATGGGATAGCATTTATGAGGTGATAGAACACTTCACTATCTTTTTTATGCTTGAAATGGTTCGTAAATTGGACACATGGTTCACAACTTACGACCTCTagaagtttggactcttgaaataggaaatataatttgcatcggacacataaatgagttgtaaaagggataaacatggttttatgtgtgt is a genomic window of Cryptomeria japonica chromosome 7, Sugi_1.0, whole genome shotgun sequence containing:
- the LOC131079386 gene encoding LOB domain-containing protein 1 yields the protein MGKRKIVSCAACRLQRKKCSEECILAPHFPPDDPDKFTIVHRVYGTSNIVKLLQGLEAKQREDAVKSLVCEASARMKEPIRGSCSVVDELQKQIAELESLLEAKREELMNMRSEYDKLLFLLRTGSTPDVQHVYGTVATEDTIYDQLDPLLLWEPIRNVEIYED